In Streptomyces chartreusis, the following proteins share a genomic window:
- a CDS encoding ABC transporter permease: MTAPIETTGAEAEAQPEAVLSGVKKSQIEGRSLSQIAWMRFKRDKVAMSGGIVVICLVLMAVLSKPIQWVFGLDPNKFNQDLIDPALLAPKGGWGGMSWDHPLGVDPQYGRDMLARIIDGSWVSLLVAGGATLLSVVIGTVLGIIAGYYGGWIDSVISRLMDTFLAFPLLLFAISISASVQDGFFGLDGLSLRICVLIFVIGFFSWPYIGRIVRAQTMTLRRREFIEASTSLGARGPYILFRELLPNLVAPILVYSTLIIPTNILFEAALSFLGVGIAPPQASWGGMLSNAVDLYTADPQYMFVPGLAIFITVLAFNLLGDGLRDALDPRSK; the protein is encoded by the coding sequence GTGACCGCACCGATCGAGACAACGGGAGCGGAGGCCGAAGCGCAGCCCGAGGCCGTGCTCTCCGGAGTCAAGAAGAGCCAGATCGAGGGGCGTTCGCTCTCCCAGATCGCCTGGATGCGCTTCAAGCGGGACAAGGTCGCCATGTCCGGCGGCATCGTCGTCATCTGCCTCGTGCTGATGGCTGTGCTCTCCAAGCCGATCCAGTGGGTCTTCGGCCTCGACCCCAACAAGTTCAACCAGGACCTGATCGACCCGGCCCTGCTCGCCCCCAAGGGCGGCTGGGGCGGAATGAGTTGGGACCACCCCCTGGGCGTCGACCCCCAGTACGGCCGCGACATGCTCGCCCGCATCATCGACGGCTCCTGGGTCTCGCTGCTGGTCGCGGGAGGCGCCACGCTCCTGTCCGTGGTCATCGGCACGGTGCTCGGCATCATCGCCGGGTACTACGGCGGCTGGATCGACAGCGTTATCAGCCGGCTGATGGACACCTTCCTGGCGTTCCCGCTGCTGCTGTTCGCGATCTCGATCTCCGCCTCTGTGCAGGACGGTTTCTTCGGACTCGACGGCCTTTCGCTCCGCATCTGCGTGCTGATCTTCGTGATCGGCTTCTTCAGCTGGCCGTACATCGGCCGCATCGTGCGCGCGCAGACGATGACGCTGCGCCGGCGAGAGTTCATCGAGGCCTCCACGAGCCTCGGCGCCCGCGGGCCGTACATCCTGTTCCGTGAACTGCTCCCCAATCTCGTCGCGCCGATCCTCGTCTACTCGACGCTGATCATCCCGACGAACATCCTCTTCGAGGCTGCGCTGAGCTTCCTCGGAGTCGGTATCGCTCCGCCGCAGGCTTCCTGGGGCGGCATGCTCAGCAACGCTGTCGATCTGTACACCGCAGATCCGCAGTACATGTTCGTGCCCGGATTGGCGATCTTCATCACCGTCCTGGCCTTCAACCTGCTGGGTGACGGGCTGCGTGACGCCCTCGACCCTCGCAGCAAGTGA
- a CDS encoding ABC transporter ATP-binding protein produces MKIPAQKDNLTKAGVADGEVLLKVEGLQKHFPIRKGLLQRQTGAVRAVDGIDFEVRKGETLGVVGESGCGKSTMGRLITRLLEPTGGKVEFEGRDITHLGVGQMRPMRRDVQMIFQDPYSSLNPRHTIGTIVGAPFRLQGVSPEGGVKKEVQRLLSVVGLNPEHYNRYPHEFSGGQRQRIGIARALALNPKLVVADEPVSALDVSIQAQVVNLLDDLQEELGLTYVIIAHDLSVVRHVSDRIAVMYLGKIVELADRESLYTAPMHPYTKALMSAVPIPDPKRRGVKSERILLRGDVPSPISPPSGCRFHTRCWKATEVCKTTEPPLLELRPGQRVACHHPENFEDQQPQETVLLSVAKEAAELVADEVLAESAATSAAVAAEVAATEADDAVSEEAVSKETVSEDAPAAEEAGEASSETSEK; encoded by the coding sequence GTGAAGATCCCCGCGCAGAAGGACAACCTCACGAAAGCCGGCGTCGCCGACGGCGAGGTCCTGCTGAAGGTCGAGGGCCTTCAGAAGCACTTCCCGATCCGCAAGGGGCTGCTCCAGCGGCAGACCGGCGCGGTGCGCGCGGTGGACGGCATCGACTTCGAGGTCCGCAAGGGCGAGACGCTGGGCGTCGTCGGCGAGTCGGGCTGCGGCAAGTCGACGATGGGCCGGCTGATCACCAGGCTGCTCGAACCGACCGGCGGCAAGGTCGAGTTCGAGGGCCGGGACATCACGCACCTCGGCGTCGGGCAGATGCGCCCGATGCGCCGTGACGTGCAGATGATCTTCCAGGACCCGTACTCCTCGCTGAACCCGCGGCACACCATCGGCACGATCGTCGGCGCTCCCTTCAGGCTCCAGGGCGTCTCGCCGGAGGGCGGGGTGAAGAAGGAGGTCCAGCGGCTGCTGTCGGTAGTCGGCCTGAACCCCGAGCACTACAACCGCTACCCGCACGAGTTCTCCGGCGGTCAGCGTCAGCGCATCGGTATCGCGCGCGCCCTCGCGCTCAACCCGAAGCTGGTCGTGGCCGACGAGCCGGTCTCCGCCCTGGACGTGTCGATCCAGGCGCAGGTCGTGAACCTGCTGGACGACCTCCAGGAGGAGCTCGGCCTCACGTACGTGATCATCGCGCACGACCTGTCGGTCGTACGGCACGTCTCGGACCGCATCGCGGTGATGTACCTCGGCAAGATCGTCGAGCTCGCCGACCGCGAGTCGCTCTACACGGCGCCGATGCACCCGTACACCAAGGCCCTGATGTCTGCGGTGCCGATCCCGGACCCCAAGCGCCGTGGCGTCAAGAGCGAGCGGATCCTGCTGCGCGGCGACGTGCCCTCGCCGATCTCCCCGCCGAGCGGCTGCCGCTTCCACACGCGGTGCTGGAAGGCGACGGAGGTCTGCAAGACCACCGAGCCGCCGCTGCTGGAACTGCGGCCCGGCCAGCGTGTGGCGTGCCACCACCCCGAGAACTTCGAGGACCAGCAGCCGCAGGAGACCGTCCTGCTGTCGGTGGCCAAGGAGGCGGCGGAGCTGGTGGCCGACGAGGTGCTCGCGGAGTCGGCGGCCACTTCCGCGGCGGTAGCGGCGGAGGTGGCGGCCACGGAGGCCGACGACGCCGTGTCCGAGGAGGCCGTGTCCAAGGAGACCGTGTCCGAGGACGCACCGGCTGCCGAGGAGGCCGGGGAGGCTTCCTCCGAAACCAGCGAGAAGTAA
- a CDS encoding trimeric intracellular cation channel family protein: MLQQLFSPSVQHTLDLIGIFVFAISGALLAVRKNFDVFGIAVLAEVTALGGGLFRDVVIGAVPPAAFTDLGYFLTPLLAALLVFFLHPHVERIQTGVNVFDAAGLGLFCVAGTAKAYDYGLNLTASVALGLATAVGGGVLRDVLANEVPSLLRWDRDLYAVPAIVGATMTVLCIHYDALTPLTSTLAAVTAFVLRLLAMRFHWRAPRAWNRRSTVREE, translated from the coding sequence GTGCTCCAGCAACTGTTCAGCCCGTCCGTCCAGCACACGCTCGACCTGATCGGCATCTTCGTCTTCGCGATCTCCGGCGCCCTGCTGGCCGTCCGCAAGAACTTCGACGTCTTCGGCATAGCCGTACTCGCCGAGGTCACGGCGCTGGGCGGCGGGCTGTTCCGGGACGTGGTCATCGGGGCCGTGCCGCCGGCCGCGTTCACGGACCTTGGGTACTTCCTCACCCCGCTGCTGGCCGCGCTCCTGGTCTTCTTCCTCCACCCGCACGTGGAGCGCATCCAGACCGGCGTGAACGTCTTCGACGCGGCGGGCCTCGGCCTGTTCTGCGTCGCCGGGACGGCGAAGGCGTACGACTACGGCCTCAACCTCACCGCCTCGGTCGCCCTGGGCCTCGCGACCGCCGTGGGCGGCGGTGTACTGCGTGACGTCCTGGCCAACGAGGTGCCCTCACTGCTGCGCTGGGACCGTGACCTGTACGCGGTCCCGGCGATAGTCGGCGCCACGATGACCGTCCTGTGCATCCACTACGACGCCCTGACCCCGCTCACCAGCACGCTCGCGGCCGTCACGGCCTTCGTGCTGCGTCTGCTGGCGATGCGGTTCCACTGGCGAGCTCCGCGTGCCTGGAACCGGCGGTCGACGGTGCGAGAGGAGTAG
- a CDS encoding enhanced serine sensitivity protein SseB C-terminal domain-containing protein: MSASGTTSTGQVEHMLRQVTPGRYDAYEALLRALATPSTGQVWMLLWHGHAGSPDAQYGNMEVEGYGYAPCVTSAQELSASGWNRSYEVVDGVDVARTLYPDHYGLWLNPHAPGGGVGIPWLDLRRIATGLDRQPAGPLRLSEPAIEIPQFYAMLAQNAHRTQAVRSLRRAWVQPALGAPYLAIGLDVYDTSPPAVDSVRSMMLQSIAAVPDGLPVSTVAMSDEDDPIAMWMRASSRPFYDREAHAAPAQAPAGGYGYPPAQGRY, encoded by the coding sequence GTGAGCGCGAGCGGCACAACCTCGACCGGGCAGGTCGAGCACATGCTGCGCCAGGTGACGCCCGGGCGCTACGACGCCTACGAGGCCCTCCTGCGGGCCCTCGCCACCCCTTCCACCGGCCAGGTCTGGATGCTGCTCTGGCACGGCCATGCCGGGTCCCCGGACGCCCAGTACGGAAACATGGAGGTCGAAGGGTACGGCTACGCCCCGTGCGTCACCTCCGCCCAGGAGCTCTCCGCCAGCGGCTGGAACCGCAGCTACGAGGTGGTCGACGGCGTCGACGTGGCCCGCACCCTCTACCCGGACCACTACGGCCTCTGGCTGAACCCGCACGCCCCGGGCGGCGGCGTCGGCATCCCCTGGCTCGACCTGCGCCGTATCGCCACGGGCCTGGACCGCCAGCCCGCCGGTCCGCTGCGGCTGTCGGAGCCCGCCATCGAGATCCCGCAGTTCTACGCCATGCTCGCGCAGAACGCCCACCGGACCCAGGCCGTCCGCTCGCTGCGCCGCGCCTGGGTGCAGCCGGCGCTCGGTGCGCCGTATCTCGCCATCGGCCTCGATGTGTACGACACCAGCCCGCCCGCGGTGGACTCGGTGCGCTCGATGATGCTCCAGTCGATCGCCGCGGTCCCGGACGGGCTGCCGGTGTCGACCGTGGCGATGTCCGACGAGGACGATCCGATCGCCATGTGGATGCGCGCGAGCTCCCGTCCGTTCTACGACCGCGAGGCGCACGCCGCACCCGCTCAGGCCCCCGCCGGAGGCTACGGTTACCCACCGGCACAGGGCCGTTACTGA
- a CDS encoding ABC transporter permease: protein MAAYIIRRVFGAVLLLLVVSAVTFAIFFLVPKLGGQTADQLATQYVGKDANPESVAAIKRNLGLDQPIAVQYWDYIKGLVVGADYKFGPDATRCDAPCFGYSFKSHVEVWPQLTERIPVSFSLAVGAAVIWLIFGVTTGVISALRKGKPIDRISMFIALAGVSLPIFFTGQVLNALFVYEIPIWDAIEYVPFTENPADWAWHLILPWVSLAFLFSALYARLTRAGMLETMGEDYIRTARAKGLKETTVVAKHGLRAALTPIVTIFGMDFGTLVGSAVLTETVFSLQGIGAYAVQSIKDNDLPIVMGVTLVAAFFIVFCNLVVDLVYAAIDPRVRYS from the coding sequence GTGGCTGCGTACATCATCCGACGCGTCTTCGGCGCGGTGCTGTTGCTGCTGGTGGTCAGCGCAGTCACCTTCGCGATCTTCTTCCTCGTGCCAAAGCTCGGTGGCCAGACCGCCGACCAGCTGGCCACTCAGTATGTCGGCAAGGACGCCAACCCCGAGTCCGTCGCCGCCATCAAGCGGAACCTCGGGCTGGACCAGCCCATCGCCGTCCAGTACTGGGACTACATCAAGGGCCTCGTGGTGGGCGCGGACTACAAGTTCGGTCCCGACGCCACCCGTTGCGACGCCCCTTGCTTCGGCTACTCCTTCAAGAGCCACGTCGAGGTGTGGCCCCAGCTGACGGAGCGGATCCCGGTCTCCTTCTCGCTGGCCGTCGGTGCCGCCGTGATCTGGCTGATCTTCGGTGTCACGACCGGCGTCATCTCGGCGCTGCGCAAGGGCAAGCCCATCGACCGCATCTCGATGTTCATCGCCCTCGCCGGCGTCTCCCTCCCGATCTTCTTCACCGGCCAGGTGCTCAACGCCCTGTTCGTGTACGAGATCCCCATCTGGGACGCCATCGAGTACGTACCGTTCACCGAGAACCCAGCCGACTGGGCCTGGCATCTGATCCTGCCCTGGGTCAGCCTCGCCTTCCTCTTCTCCGCGCTGTACGCCCGACTCACCCGGGCGGGCATGCTGGAGACGATGGGCGAGGACTACATCAGAACGGCAAGGGCCAAGGGCCTCAAGGAGACCACGGTCGTCGCCAAGCACGGCCTGCGCGCCGCGCTGACCCCGATCGTCACCATCTTCGGCATGGACTTCGGCACCCTCGTCGGCTCCGCCGTACTCACCGAGACCGTCTTCTCCTTGCAGGGCATCGGTGCCTACGCGGTCCAGTCCATCAAGGACAACGACCTGCCCATCGTGATGGGCGTGACCCTGGTCGCCGCGTTCTTCATCGTCTTCTGCAATCTCGTCGTCGACCTGGTGTACGCCGCCATCGACCCCCGGGTGAGGTACTCGTGA
- a CDS encoding ABC transporter substrate-binding protein, translating to MTAAIASVLALSLGAAACGGGDDSDGNGGGNGKKDAALSSIVNASTKKGGTVTYEHSDVPDSLDPGNTYYGWVQNFSRLYARALTTFKPAAGKEGLEVVPDLAEGLGKPSADAKTWTYKLRQGVKFQDGTPITSKDVKYAIERSNFAPEALSNGPTYFKAYLEGGDKYKGPYKDKSADGIKSIETPDDSTIVFKLKQPFADFDYLATFSQTAPVPQAKDTGAKYVQNIVSSGPYQFESYEEGRSATLVRNKNWDAKTDPIRKALPDKVTIKFKVNPVTVDNDLLSDKITVDAAGTGVQPATQPKVLTGKNVAQTDASYAGATQYIALNVNVKPFDNEHCRKAVQWAMDKQSVQDAIGGSPKGDVASTLLPPSVNGYTKFDTYATEGNKGDVAKAKEELKACGKPSGFDTILTARSDRPAEVASATAVQNSLKKVGINVEIKQFPSGKYFSNFAGVPSYVHEHKLGMLSMAWGADWPTGYGFLDQIINGAAIKPSGGNNLMELNDPKINKALTDAIANTDDAARTKAWGEIDKMVMDNASVVPLIYRKNLLFRPESAANVTVTQAYLGMYDYTLLSSTK from the coding sequence GTGACCGCCGCGATCGCGTCGGTCCTGGCGCTCTCGCTGGGTGCTGCCGCATGTGGTGGCGGGGACGACAGTGACGGCAACGGCGGAGGCAACGGCAAGAAGGACGCCGCGCTGTCCTCCATCGTCAACGCGTCCACGAAGAAGGGGGGGACGGTCACGTACGAGCACTCGGACGTTCCGGACTCCCTGGACCCGGGCAACACGTACTACGGCTGGGTGCAGAACTTCTCCCGCCTCTACGCGCGTGCGCTGACGACGTTCAAGCCGGCCGCCGGCAAGGAGGGCCTCGAGGTCGTTCCCGACCTGGCCGAGGGCCTGGGCAAGCCGAGCGCGGACGCCAAGACGTGGACGTACAAGCTCCGGCAGGGCGTGAAGTTCCAGGACGGCACGCCGATCACGTCCAAGGACGTGAAGTACGCCATCGAGCGTTCCAACTTCGCGCCCGAGGCGCTGTCCAACGGCCCGACGTACTTCAAGGCGTACCTTGAGGGCGGCGACAAGTACAAGGGCCCCTACAAGGACAAGTCCGCGGACGGCATCAAGTCCATCGAGACGCCGGACGACAGCACGATCGTCTTCAAGTTGAAGCAGCCCTTCGCGGACTTCGACTACCTGGCGACGTTCTCGCAGACGGCTCCGGTGCCGCAGGCCAAGGACACGGGCGCGAAGTACGTCCAGAACATCGTGTCCTCCGGCCCGTACCAGTTCGAGTCCTACGAGGAGGGCCGCAGCGCCACCCTCGTGCGCAACAAGAACTGGGACGCCAAGACGGACCCGATCCGCAAGGCGCTGCCGGACAAGGTCACGATCAAGTTCAAGGTCAACCCGGTGACGGTCGACAACGACCTGCTCTCCGACAAGATCACGGTCGACGCGGCGGGCACCGGTGTCCAGCCGGCGACCCAGCCGAAGGTGCTGACCGGCAAGAACGTGGCCCAGACGGACGCCTCGTACGCCGGTGCGACGCAGTACATCGCGCTGAACGTGAACGTGAAGCCGTTCGACAACGAGCACTGCCGCAAGGCCGTGCAGTGGGCCATGGACAAGCAGTCCGTCCAGGACGCGATCGGCGGCTCGCCGAAGGGTGACGTGGCCTCCACGCTGCTGCCCCCGTCGGTGAACGGCTACACCAAGTTCGACACCTACGCCACCGAGGGCAACAAGGGTGACGTCGCCAAGGCCAAGGAAGAGCTGAAGGCCTGCGGCAAGCCGAGCGGCTTCGACACGATCCTGACCGCGCGTTCCGACCGTCCCGCCGAGGTCGCCTCGGCCACGGCGGTGCAGAACTCGCTGAAGAAGGTCGGCATCAACGTCGAGATCAAGCAGTTCCCCTCCGGCAAGTACTTCTCGAACTTCGCCGGTGTCCCGAGCTACGTCCACGAGCACAAGCTCGGCATGCTGTCGATGGCGTGGGGTGCTGACTGGCCGACCGGCTACGGCTTCCTCGACCAGATCATCAACGGTGCGGCCATCAAGCCTTCCGGTGGCAACAACCTGATGGAACTGAACGACCCGAAGATCAACAAGGCCCTCACGGACGCGATCGCCAACACCGACGACGCCGCCCGCACCAAGGCCTGGGGCGAGATCGACAAGATGGTCATGGACAACGCGTCCGTCGTCCCGCTGATCTACCGCAAGAACCTGCTGTTCCGTCCGGAGTCCGCGGCCAACGTCACGGTCACGCAGGCCTACCTCGGCATGTACGACTACACGCTGCTGAGCTCCACCAAGTAG
- a CDS encoding ABC transporter ATP-binding protein, with protein sequence MSKLEKAALGEPAAAAPSDTDGAFLSVRDLRIHFNTDDGLVKSVDGVSFDVQRGRTLGIVGESGSGKSVTSLGVMGLHRSANAKVTGEVWLDGQELIAADPDDVRRLRGRKMAMIFQDPLSAMHPYYSVGQQIVEAYRVHHKVSKKEARTRAIEMLDRVGIPEPNKRVDGFPHEFSGGMRQRAMIAMALVNNPELLIADEPTTALDVTVQAQILDLIRDLQKEFGSAVIMITHDLGVVAEMADDLLVMYGGRPVERGPAESVFSEPRHPYTWGLLGSMPRLDREDTERLIPIKGSPPSLINVPSGCAFNPRCPYADIPKDNVTRTVRPELTEVGERHWAACHMGQEQRERIWTEEIAPKL encoded by the coding sequence GTGAGCAAGCTCGAGAAAGCGGCACTCGGCGAACCCGCCGCTGCCGCCCCGTCCGACACGGACGGCGCCTTCCTTTCGGTACGCGATCTGCGTATCCACTTCAACACGGACGACGGCCTGGTGAAGTCCGTCGACGGCGTCAGCTTCGACGTGCAGCGGGGCAGGACCCTGGGCATCGTCGGCGAGTCCGGCTCCGGCAAGTCCGTCACGTCGCTCGGCGTGATGGGCCTGCACCGCTCGGCCAACGCCAAGGTCACCGGCGAAGTCTGGCTGGACGGCCAGGAACTGATCGCCGCCGACCCCGACGACGTACGCCGGCTGCGCGGCCGCAAGATGGCGATGATCTTCCAGGACCCGCTGTCGGCGATGCACCCGTACTACTCGGTCGGGCAGCAGATCGTCGAGGCGTACCGGGTCCACCACAAGGTCAGCAAGAAGGAGGCCCGCACGCGGGCCATCGAGATGCTGGACCGCGTGGGCATCCCCGAGCCCAACAAGCGCGTCGACGGCTTCCCGCACGAGTTCTCCGGCGGTATGCGCCAGCGCGCCATGATCGCCATGGCGCTGGTGAACAACCCCGAGCTGCTCATCGCCGACGAGCCGACCACCGCCCTGGACGTCACCGTGCAGGCGCAGATCCTCGACCTGATCCGGGACCTGCAGAAGGAGTTCGGCTCCGCGGTCATCATGATCACGCACGACCTCGGTGTCGTCGCGGAGATGGCCGACGACCTGCTGGTGATGTACGGCGGCCGGCCCGTGGAGCGCGGCCCCGCCGAATCCGTCTTCTCCGAGCCCCGCCACCCCTACACCTGGGGCCTGCTCGGCTCGATGCCGCGCCTGGACCGCGAGGACACCGAGCGTCTCATCCCGATCAAGGGCTCCCCGCCCTCGCTGATCAATGTCCCGTCCGGCTGCGCCTTCAACCCGCGCTGCCCGTACGCCGACATCCCGAAGGACAACGTCACCCGCACGGTCCGCCCCGAGCTGACCGAGGTCGGCGAGCGACACTGGGCCGCCTGCCACATGGGCCAGGAGCAGCGGGAGCGTATCTGGACCGAAGAGATTGCGCCGAAGCTGTGA
- a CDS encoding enhanced serine sensitivity protein SseB — protein sequence MDFPADLPADFSARAHLHPHGGWPGNELEEVLSASLGMPSAGARIVEVLGRSFVWVPLPNGGGPDSGPLDLPTVEIEGQAYVPVFSSEEQFRQVVGSHMAFTVAPAVEFARGLPPHVGIALNPDGVVGVPLPPAAVAELCRVGRTQLDGPTSGGRVKLYEPDWQEDPIDFLAAASAEFAATGVVATARRCLATIETAAPVMFIGVELSHWEGDLRAAPTEALARALTRAPLPWQVNLVLLDVAQDPVIEWMRAKVRPFYTREL from the coding sequence CGGACTTCTCGGCCCGGGCCCACCTCCACCCGCATGGAGGCTGGCCCGGCAATGAACTGGAGGAGGTGCTCTCCGCCTCCCTCGGCATGCCCTCGGCGGGCGCCCGGATCGTCGAGGTGCTGGGCCGCAGCTTCGTCTGGGTGCCCCTGCCCAACGGCGGCGGCCCGGACAGCGGCCCGCTGGACCTGCCCACGGTGGAGATCGAGGGCCAGGCATATGTCCCGGTCTTCAGCTCCGAGGAGCAGTTCCGGCAGGTCGTCGGCTCCCACATGGCGTTCACGGTCGCGCCGGCCGTGGAGTTCGCGCGCGGTCTGCCGCCGCACGTGGGCATCGCCCTGAACCCCGACGGCGTGGTCGGCGTCCCGCTGCCCCCGGCGGCCGTCGCCGAGCTATGCCGGGTGGGCCGCACCCAGCTGGACGGCCCGACCTCCGGCGGCCGGGTCAAGCTCTACGAGCCGGACTGGCAGGAGGACCCGATCGACTTCCTCGCCGCGGCGTCGGCCGAGTTCGCCGCGACCGGCGTGGTCGCGACGGCCCGCCGCTGCCTGGCGACGATCGAGACGGCCGCCCCGGTGATGTTCATAGGCGTCGAACTCTCCCACTGGGAGGGCGACCTGCGCGCCGCCCCCACCGAGGCCCTGGCCCGCGCCCTCACCCGTGCCCCCCTGCCCTGGCAGGTCAACCTGGTCCTCCTGGACGTGGCCCAGGACCCGGTGATCGAGTGGATGCGCGCGAAGGTACGGCCCTTCTACACGCGCGAACTCTGA
- a CDS encoding alpha/beta hydrolase: MSLTGTPFLYTLVVLCVVAVALPLALWSRVGGPRIVRGAARVLMVLFAQGTAVALVFTLVNNSNQLYDNWGDLLGTSDHVHEAADLGASGTGGISLEKLPRLRQSFKQAKGPGMRAEGGVLVTHLKGRVSGVHAEVNVWLPPQYHQPAYRNHRFPVVEVLPGYPGSSKAWYGTMDAPQQLAPLMRSGQIEPFIIVSPRTTLLPGKDTGCANIPGKVNADSWLSIDVPKMVRDNFRAQAAPDGWAVAGYSAGAHCAAKLAVAHPDRYRAAVSMSGYNDPAAVPQSLAGRSPALRAANNPYELLKDSRVPPRVALYLSGQPNDGYEAAMALRRIAKAPTTVNVVFVPTDAGGHTMALWKPQVVPAFRWLSEVMGDEHRTGTAPGTTPLAPSTAGSRHAELASGTASPADAARRP; this comes from the coding sequence ATGAGTCTCACCGGGACCCCGTTCCTCTACACGCTCGTCGTCCTGTGCGTCGTCGCCGTGGCGCTGCCGCTCGCCCTGTGGTCACGGGTGGGCGGCCCCAGGATCGTGCGGGGCGCCGCCCGGGTGCTGATGGTGCTCTTCGCCCAGGGCACGGCCGTGGCGCTGGTCTTCACGCTGGTCAACAACTCCAACCAGCTGTACGACAACTGGGGCGACCTGCTCGGCACGAGCGACCATGTGCACGAGGCCGCCGACCTCGGGGCGAGCGGCACCGGCGGGATTTCGCTGGAGAAGCTGCCCAGACTCCGGCAGAGCTTCAAGCAGGCCAAGGGCCCGGGCATGCGCGCGGAGGGCGGGGTGCTCGTCACGCACCTCAAGGGCCGGGTGTCCGGAGTGCACGCGGAGGTCAACGTCTGGCTGCCGCCGCAGTACCACCAGCCCGCCTACCGCAACCACAGGTTCCCGGTCGTGGAGGTCCTGCCGGGCTATCCGGGCTCGTCGAAGGCCTGGTACGGCACGATGGACGCGCCCCAGCAGCTCGCGCCGCTGATGCGCAGCGGGCAGATCGAGCCGTTCATCATCGTCTCGCCGCGCACCACCCTGCTGCCCGGCAAGGACACCGGCTGCGCGAACATCCCGGGCAAGGTCAACGCCGACAGCTGGCTCAGCATCGACGTGCCGAAGATGGTCCGGGACAACTTCCGGGCCCAGGCCGCGCCGGACGGCTGGGCGGTGGCCGGGTACTCGGCGGGCGCGCACTGCGCGGCCAAGCTCGCCGTCGCCCACCCCGACCGCTACCGGGCCGCGGTCAGCATGTCCGGCTACAACGACCCCGCCGCGGTGCCCCAGTCGCTGGCCGGCAGGTCCCCGGCGCTGCGGGCCGCGAACAACCCCTACGAACTGCTGAAGGACTCCCGCGTCCCGCCGCGCGTCGCGCTGTATCTGTCCGGTCAGCCGAACGACGGCTACGAGGCCGCCATGGCCCTCCGGCGGATCGCGAAGGCGCCCACCACCGTGAACGTCGTGTTCGTCCCGACCGACGCCGGCGGCCACACCATGGCGCTGTGGAAGCCGCAGGTCGTGCCCGCGTTCCGCTGGCTGAGCGAGGTGATGGGCGACGAGCACCGCACCGGTACGGCGCCCGGGACTACTCCTCTCGCACCGTCGACCGCCGGTTCCAGGCACGCGGAGCTCGCCAGTGGAACCGCATCGCCAGCAGACGCAGCACGAAGGCCGTGA